From a single Larimichthys crocea isolate SSNF chromosome XIII, L_crocea_2.0, whole genome shotgun sequence genomic region:
- the glrx3 gene encoding glutaredoxin 3, with translation MANLVEATTQQQFEAIVAKAGKCLTVVHFQAAWAPQCGQMNEVMAELAKEHTHTTFVKLEAEAVPEVSEKYEIASVPTFLFFKGGEKVDRMDGAHAPELTKKVQRLAVTGSPVGAAESSTTDLNQRLKKLINAAPCMLFMKGSSQEPRCGFSRQIVALLKEHNIQYSSFDILSDEEVRQGLKTYSNWPTYPQLYANGELVGGLDIVKELAESGELENTCPKAVTLEHRLKTTINQSPVMLFIKGNKEAARCGFSRQTLEIMNSTGVDYDTFDILQDEEVRQGLKTYSNWPTYPQLYVKGELIGGLDIIKELLESGDLVSVLKGEA, from the coding sequence ATGGCGAATCTCGTGGAGGCTACAACCCAACAGCAGTTTGAAGCCATCGTAGCTAAAGCCGGGAAATGCCTGACCGTGGTGCACTTCCAGGCGGCGTGGGCTCCTCAGTGCGGCCAGATGAACGAGGTGATGGCCGAGCTGGCCAAGGAGCACACGCACACCACGTTTGTCAAGCTGGAGGCGGAAGCGGTGCCGGAGGTGTCGGAGAAGTATGAGATCGCCTCCGTgcccacttttcttttcttcaaggGTGGAGAGAAGGTGGACCGCATGGACGGGGCCCATGCTCCCGAGCTGACCAAGAAGGTGCAGCGCTTGGCGGTCACCGGGAGTCCGGTGGGGGCTGCAGAGAGCTCCACCACAGACCTGAACCAGCGGCTGAAGAAGCTGATCAACGCGGCCCCCTGCATGCTCTTCATGAAGGGGTCCTCACAGGAGCCCCGCTGCGGCTTCAGCCGGCAGATAGTGGCCCTGCTGAAGGAGCACAACATCCAGTACAGCAGCTTCGACATCCTATCCGACGAGGAGGTCCGACAGGGGTTGAAGACCTACTCCAACTGGCCCACATACCCTCAGCTGTATGCGAATGGAGAGCTGGTGGGAGGGCTGGACATAGTGAAGGAGCTGGCTGAGTCTGGGGAGCTGGAGAACACCTGCCCGAAGGCTGTCACCTTGGAGCACCGCCTGAAGACCACCATCAACCAGAGCCCTGTCATGCTCTTCATAAAGGGCAACAAAGAGGCCGCAAGATGTGGCTTCAGCAGGCAGACACTGGAGATCATGAACAGCACCGGGGTTGATTATGACACCTTCGACATCCTGCAGGATGAAGAGGTCCGGCAGGGGCTCAAGACGTACTCTAACTGGCCAACCTACCCCCAGCTTTATGTGAAAGGAGAGCTGATCGGAGGTTTGGACATTATCAAGGAGCTGCTGGAGAGTGGAGACCTGGTGTCAGTGCTAAAGGGGGAAgcataa
- the tnfb gene encoding tumor necrosis factor b (TNF superfamily, member 2) (The RefSeq protein has 2 substitutions compared to this genomic sequence) — translation MVAYTTAPSDLEMGLEERTVVVVEKKSSTDWIWKVTGALLVVALCFGGVLVFAWYWTGKPELLTQSGQTEALIEKTTAEKTDPHYTLKRISSKAKAAIHLEGSYDDTQPTAQLEWKNGQGQAFAQGGFRLVNNQIIIPQTGLYFVYSQASFRVSCNDGDEEGAGKRLTPLSHRIWRYSDSIGSRASLMSAVRSACQNTAQEDNYGVGHGWYNAIYLGAVFQLNRGDKLWTETNQPTELETDEGKTFFGVFAF, via the exons ATGGTTGCGTACACTACTGCACCAAGTGACTTGGAGATGGGTCTTGAGGAGAggacggtggtggtggtggaaaagAAGTCGTCTACAGATTGGATATGGAAGGTGACGGGGGCCCTTCTTGTTGTGGCCCTTTGTTTCGGAGGCGTCCTGGTGTTTGCTTGGTACTGGACTGGAAAGCCTGAACTGCTG ACACAATCAGGCCAAACAGAAGCACTAATCGAGAAGAcgactgcagagaaaacag ATCCTCACTACACGCTGAAACGCATCAGCAGCAAAGCCAAGGCAGCCATTCATTTGGAAG gTAGTTACGATGACACCCAGCCGACGGCCCAGCTGGAGTGGAAGAACGGTCAAGGCCAGGCGTTCGCTCAGGGCGGCTTCCGACTGGTGAACAACCAGATCATCATCCCACAAACAGGCCTCTACTTCGTCTAcagccaggcgtcgttcagaGTCTCCTGCAACGACGGCGACGAGGAGGGGGCGGGAAAACGCCTCACACCTCTCAGCCACAGGATCTGGCGCTACTCAGACTCCATAGGTAGCAGAGCATCTCTGATGAGCGCCGTGAGGTCGGCGTGCCAGAACACAGCTCAGGAGGACAACTATGGAGTGGGACAGGGTTGGTACAACGCCATTTATCTGGGTGCAGTGTTTCAGCTGAATAGAGGAGACAAACTGTGGACGGAAACGAACCAGCCGACAGAGCTGGAGACAGACGAGGGCAAAACTTTCTTTGGTGTGTTTGcactttaa
- the lta gene encoding lymphotoxin-alpha, translating to MSLREKQHFEQNLDTEIATHTGMEGQSRCSHKYLLLQVWCGLLTVAMVVMAAFLTSIKPKSPQHEVSTLKPDPVQQVSPAINPALTPSKSTGSTFSYIQLSWSSETSSWQGLDRCHSCALRLENNSVRCNKDGLYFFYAQVEFSNNREKKNQTKSVTFKRDASHGISMRILVDASFPNTTVGSVWVAKVVSFRDGDSFRIQIEGDFQIEGTFWGLYELH from the exons ATGTCTCTCAGAGAGAAGCAGCATTTCGAGCAGAATTTGGACACTGAAATTGCAACACACACTGG aATGGAGGGTCAGTCAAGGTGCTCTCATAAgtacctgctgctgcaggtgtggTGTGGTCTCCTCACTGTGGCCATGGTGGTTATGGCTGCATTTCTCACTTCAATCAAGCCAAAGTCACCTCAG cATGAAGTCTCGACACTGAAGCCAGATCCAGTCCAGCAAGTCAGTCCAGCAA TCAACCCGGCTTTGACTCCCTCAAAGTCAACAG GATCTACGTTCTCATACATCCAGCTTAGCTGGT CTTCGGAAACTTCCTCCTGGCAAGGCTTAGACAGATGTCATTCGTGCGCCCTCCGCCTAGAAAACAACTCTGTCCGCTGCAACAAGGATGGCCTCTACTTCTTCTACGCCCAGGTCGAATTCAGCAACAAccgtgagaaaaaaaatcagaccaaATCTGTGACTTTTAAAAGAGATGCCAGTCATGGCATTAGTATGAGGATACTGGTGGATGCATCCTTCCCAAATACAACAGTGGGCTCAGTGTGGGTGGCTAAAGTTGTCAGCTTCAGAGATGGAGATAGTTTTAGAATACAAATCGAAGGTGATTTTCAAATAGAGGGCACCTTCTGGGGTCTGTATGAGCTGCATTAG
- the LOC104933336 gene encoding apolipoprotein M — MLKEMLSYFISLSFLLYHAIFPCSFPEELLVKSVDHQLYLGKWYFKAAVSHREADIQNFKAVDNVWFTLEKTDNDTLLLTGHVRIGDNCVNQTWTYHVRPERDDMELEGKAERRNLLWSGKWANCPECIIFQEIEPPLKPTDTVDSLDRLMLYARQSDVDSEVVTTFLKNAACHNKLATVQPPEEKEFCT, encoded by the exons ATGTTGAAGGAaatgttgtcatattttatctctttatctttcttgtTGTATCATGCCATTTTCCCGTGCTCATTTCCTGAGGAGTTGCTTGTCAAGTCTGTCGACCATCAGCTG TATCTGGGTAAATGgtattttaaagcagcagtgagTCACAGAGAGGCGGACATCCAGAATTTCAAAGCAGTGGACAACGTTTGGTTCACCTTGGAGAAGACGGACAatgacacactgctgctgaccGGACATGTTCGCAT agGAGACAACTGCGTGAATCAGACATGGACCTATCATGTACGTCCTGAGAGGGATGATATGGAGCTGGAAG GAAAGGCAGAGCGGAGAAACCTGCTCTGGAGTGGCAAGTGGGCCAACTGCCCCGAGTGCATCATTTTTCAAGAAATAGAGCCACCCCTAAAGCCTACAGACACAGTCGACTCCCTCGACAGACTCATGCTGTATG CTCGCCAGAGTGACGTCGACTCGGAGGTGGTGACAACATTTCTGAAAAACGCAGCTTGTCATAACAAGTTGGCAACTGTCCAACCTCCTGAAGAGAAAG AGTTTTGCACCTAA